The DNA segment GACATCACCACAAAATGCTGCCGGAGAAGACAGCACATATGCGCAGTTAGCAGGGGCAACTACTGGTTCGTACTATTTACAGTCTTCGCAGCATGGATTCAATATTCGGCCTGACGCTACTATTTCTGGTATTGAGCTGAAAGTTAGGGTGTACTATGAAGGCTATGACGCGTCGGATTCGAATGTTAGATTGGCAAAAGCTGGTATTCCGGTGGGGACAAATCACGCGACAAGTGCTTCATTTAGCTACATGAGCCCAGCTTATTATACATATGGCTCACCGACTGATTTATGGGGCACAACTTGGACTCCCAGTGAGATAAATGATACAAATTTTGGCGGTATGTTTTCTGGGTGGACGAGTGATTCTGTTCCGGTAGGAACGCTGTATGTCGATAACATGCAAATAGTTGTCTACTACACCGTTCCCGACATAATTAAGTTTTATGATAACGTAACACCCACAAATGCGGCTTCGATATCTTCTATCGGTAGTGATCCTACAAACGGTGTAAGAGGTACTATCTATCAAAGCTATCAAGAGGTAAATCTATTTTCAGCTAGTACGGTTGTAGCTGCCGGTAGCGACGGCTTATGGGATTTCGCGCTGGCAACTGATTCGTCAGTAGCCGGTAAAACTTATTGCCTCAGAATGGTCAAAAGTGATGGAGGGTTGCTCGATACCTACACGAATATTCCCGAAATCAGTTTTGCATCAGCAGGCGGGCCAACGCTAGACCAAAAAACGCGCGGTGGCCAAGCTGTGGTCGACGGGGTGAAATCACCATATAGCTTCTAAACGTAGTAGGGCACTACCTATGCTCAGCTACTAAGCGTATAATGAAAATACTATGGTACGAGTGATTGATGCGACAGGTTTTGCTCGCGATACGCTGGCCGTTCGCGAAGAAAAGATCGATGTTGAAACCCAATTTGGGCGGATGATTCTGCATATTTTCAACCCATCAGTTTTTACGCAGCAACGCTATGGCGCACCTGATGTGCTGGTTCCGTATTCACAGGGATGGGCAGAGGACGAAGCGATGGTGAGGGCGGCTAGTAGTGCGCTTGCCGATGGCGGGAACTTTTTGGTTGCGGGTGTCACATATCCCGACCACCGTATTGCAATGTCGGTACGCGACGAGCCTGCCTATCGCCGCGAAGCCTTCATGACCGCGCTTGAAGCGATACTGCAAGAAAAAGGTAGCGATTGGATAACAGTGCTGCACGGGTACTCCCGGGGCAATGAAGCGATCATCGATGCTGCTCTGGCAACCCCTGAGTCTGTACAGGGCTTGTCGTTTGCAGGGCCGGCCTGGCTAACGCCGGGCGAGCGGCCGCATACTATGATGAGCAAAGGTGTGCGCGAAGGTTTATATAGTTTGCGCAAAGAAGATATTCCGGGCAAGATCGGCCTTGCACAGGCAGCGCTTGGACTCGGCTACTCACTTGTCACACGGCCGCTGGCACTGCGAAACGATGTCGCCGCTATTACCGGTACAGACCCAGCGCTAGTGGCATCTAAACTACAAAGAGTTACTGACCAAGGTATTCCACTGAGTGTAATGATTGGTTCCGAAGATAATATTTGTCCCGAAGAGGGTATTATGACGGTGGTGAATGCGATTAAAGTACCAGATACTATGCCACCGATTGATGTAAAGCGGACCAATGTGACGCATTTTGGTTACTACTCTCACGCATGGTCACTAGCAGCGATTGTGGGGCAGATTGAGTTACTCGCAAGCTATACGCGGAATGGTCAGCCCTAGAAAGTGCAATACTTCCGTGCCTGAATTGCCAGAGGTTGAAACCGTCCGTCGTGGCCTAGAAGGGCTTATTGTCGGTCTTAAGATTACTCGTGTGCGCTGCATCGACTCGCCAAAGAGCTTTCCCAATAATCCCGCAGATGTCAGAGAGTTTCTTTATGGTGCACGGGTCGTGGCAATCCGCCGCCGTGCGAAAGTACTGCTGATTGAGCTAGATAATGACTATACACTAGTGATACACCTCAAAATGACTGGACAATTAGTATATCGCGGTGAGCAAGTTTTTGGTGCAGGGCATCCAAACGATTCACTTGTTGGCGAGCTTCCAGATCGGAGTACGCGTGTCGACATTACGTTTGATGACGGTTCACACCTCTACTTCAATGATCAGCGTAAATTTGGTTGGATGAAATTGCACCCTACCTTGGAGGTGCCGAATATTGATTTTATGCAGCGGGTTGGGCCGGAACCACTCGAAGAAGCGTTTACGAGCAACGAGTTTAT comes from the Candidatus Saccharimonas aalborgensis genome and includes:
- the mutM gene encoding bifunctional DNA-formamidopyrimidine glycosylase/DNA-(apurinic or apyrimidinic site) lyase is translated as MPELPEVETVRRGLEGLIVGLKITRVRCIDSPKSFPNNPADVREFLYGARVVAIRRRAKVLLIELDNDYTLVIHLKMTGQLVYRGEQVFGAGHPNDSLVGELPDRSTRVDITFDDGSHLYFNDQRKFGWMKLHPTLEVPNIDFMQRVGPEPLEEAFTSNEFIPRVRRRSNTTIKAAILDQTVLAGVGNIYADESLWGAKIHPATRVRELTDEQLALLLHEIKYVMNLSIEKGGSTDRNYVNAEGKRGSYIDFARVFRREGQSCPRCDTIIKKTRVAGRGTHVCPQCQQEHGDIA